The Pieris napi chromosome 11, ilPieNapi1.2, whole genome shotgun sequence DNA segment GACCTTTACCCTTTACCCCACAAGAACGACTTAAATACATGACGCTTGGATTAGCTATTTGTTACGACAAGATGGAAGCTTTGAGACCAAAAATGCCTATATCCCCAgactaataaacaaaaaaacatgacCAAATGCTGTATATAGGAGAATGCTATGAGgaggttattaaaaaaaataactgctAAGCTATGCATAGACTATACAAATCcgtaatttaatgtattaaggACATTTAAtacagattattaaaaaatatttttttatctcacTTATGTCTAGATAATGTtgtagatttaaaattaataattgaacaaAGGATTGGTCTGAAACGCGTGCATAGTGCAAACTAAAAGCTATATTTGTACAGTtgctgtaataaaaataaattgctttGTAATGATTCACCAAGATCTGTGTTTCTTAAGGTCTCATCTCTGCTCTGTTTGTGATTCTTGACACTTACCACTCTAACGCCTGTATTCCATAAAAATCTTGACAACAAAATCTGCATTGTCTTTTCTCCAACTAACTCAAGCAACCTTTTGGAATACGGGTCAAAGAAGAATGTTTCACTTGCTCTTAACAGTCTTAACTTACAAAAACACATCGAAGTTTTGTCATTTAAATATCATATCATTGAACGTGTGAACTTGATAGTGCTTTATAGTTTTTGTTGCTTAGTATAAAGTAGAATGTTTGTGTTTTACTTACATGTGTAATTTTGGTATTATTGCGTttgatatattgtttattgtatttcaGGTTACCAACAAGGATATGGTTATGAATATGGGTCCCCGTATCCGGGTAATCGGCCTGTTTACCCGCCATATGGCCCCGAAGGGGATCGGTATgtttatgattattatattgtagaCTTACTGAGGataatatttatgataatGAAGAAAATTTGACagagatattattatttaactctAAGCAGTATAATTaggcaaatttattttttaagagaaAATGCCTTTTTAATTCAGTCGTAAGTAGTTATCGCGTATTATCTAAGTGAAAATACATCACTTaagagtaaattaaataaagtaccaCGTGACAAATATACAATTGCAGGGGTTACAGTCCTGGTGAATACGGCCGATATGGCGGTTACGGCGGGCCGTATCGTGCAGGAGCACCTGCTCCGGGCCCTGGCGCGACCCCCGGAGCCCCGGCGCCACCGTCCCCGGCCGGGGCCCCTCCTGCGCAGCCCTACCCGGACTATTACCGCCAGCCGCACCCGCATCAACCACCACACCCCCCTCCACATCCGCCACACCCGCCACATTCGCCTCAACAACCGCATGAGgtacgtttttattttaagttttattaagaacaaaaataattttaagaaacttaaatatCTGTATTTTATACAAAGATAAAAACGTGACGTTCTCTATGAGTAAATCTTTTGAAAGGTAAAAAGTTATATGAAATAAGGAATGGTAAGAATGTATAATTGTTTCAATTTCATACAGGAAACAATCtactacttatatataaatcaaagatttttattaagtttcttGTTATGTTGGTAATATTTGACTGTAGCACACTCCATATTAAGTACTGGTGACATAAAAAGTCCTGAGGcacttgaaattattatattgtttcttCAACACAACAAAGATACACATCAAAGCATAAATTATATGTGTTATTACTTGAGTCTTATTTGGAGCATGTTCATTTGTAGTTTCGGTAAACGTAAGTTACtgcttatacatattatgttgatgttaatattatttttatcacttttcgatttatccattttataatagataaaaaatttggTCAGTACTGTTAGCaacaacataaattaatattttttggatGATTACTGAGATACTTAATGCGAGGTTACAgtgaaaatttagtttatttcatttttatgatGTCCtgttatgtattaattttgctTGTGAATGGAGATCACAATAACTAGTAATTTTAGAAACATTACGCGTAACAAATATacgcaaatatattaaacgtCACCTACATTCACAACGTATTTGAGCGTGTGCTTGCACGCATTATGTGCACGTGTACGCGTACGCCGACTGATGCATTGGCGGTGTGTAGATTGCGTCGTGCGGCGGGCTGATGGGCTCGCAGCTCGCGAGGCAACTGGTGGCGCCGCTGCCCCCCGCCTCCAGACCATACGTACGGAACCACCGTTTGTACCACGCACTCCACACCGCTTCCCACCATTGGCGATACACTTTCCCACCTCGGGGCACTGTCGCGGATGTTGCTCGGCCACCTCGTAATTGATACCAGCGGAAATATATCTTGTTCGATCGTTCATTACTAAACAGGTTTTCGGTGTGCAAATGCCAAGTATAGGCTGGTGgtgaacttattaaaaaaaaaaaagttttggcataaattttgtaaataaagtaaatggtaaaatatgtatgttgaGCATATCAGTTACGTTGTGACGAGACAAGGTCTATGCAAATTCAATTCCTCTGGTTTGTCAAAGTGATTGACGCACCAAAGTTTTGGACATTGCAGCGAACCGGGCGGGACGTCGACTTCATACGTGGTTTTGGCTTCATTTAATTTCTCCGATAATACCACTCGCTTAACGAAATTCTCAAGCTATTCACTTTCAGTTTTCGTTAACAAGTTGGCTTGCGGTGTGAATAATTGGCTTTTCAACCGCGACGGTCGGTCGCTAACACGATCGCACATGCCGAAACCgacatttttcaaaatttaaccCAACAAAGTGGAAGATAAGGTTTAGAGTGTGTGGTGGTGGCTTCACATCATGAACGGAATAATTTCACTTAATCATTTGCATGCTTTCACAGGATCATGTAAGCGAGCGAAGCTTTGTAATATCGCTGTTCTAGGGATTGTTCCTATGATCCACTCTTAGAATGCGGATCTTTcatcgtttatattttgtatgtgggTTCACGGCTAGTGTAAAAATTGTTTCTTATCATAGTGTCGTATTTTTTTAGCTATCGAAAGTTTCTAGAAAAATCGACAATATGTTTTGTATCATTGTCAATAAtcataaatttcattttactaCCATTTGTGTGAaattctgaaaataaaatattgtgtaaTAAAGATTACTAAAAACTGCATAATGTTTTCGGCATTTCAACACCCATCACTAATCCATGGAATGGGATGATACAAACTATAattcaaaatgtattaattatatctataaCTACAGCAATACGGCGGCAAGGGCGCACCCCCCGTTCCTAATGCTGGTCCACCCGGCGTGGCGGGAGCACCTCGGCGGCATCCAGACTTCGCGAAGGAGCCCTACAATTCGAGTGCCCCACCCGGGGCGCCGCCGAGCCCCGCGGGGCCTCGATTTGGCGGCGGTTGGGGTCCCGGGTTTCAGCGTGCCGCATCACCTGGCTGGCGACCGCCCCACCACGCCCCCCTACCCCACCATCAACAACCAGGATGGCCTCCACAGCCTCATCAGCCGCATCAACCCTACCATCCACCGGTATGTACACAAAATCAAACTAATATCTACTAATAATACCTGAGTGGTATTGGGCTACCTCGTCACTACCGCTTACGCTTATTCCTGCTGAAAATTTCACTCAcattgattaaatttaatggATAAGATCTAGTTTTGCTAGTTGTGACTAACGAATTAAAACTGTCAATACTTGCACTGTTTGTGGTAATCCACCTTTAATTCGTGCGAATTTGGTTTAACCaataaaattcattctaaTTTCATTGTCCCGACACAAATTCACAAATATTCCGGACACTGATTGTACGTCGAGCTTAGTATGAGAACCATGTttcaaattttctttattgaaTTCCGTCTTTGCTTCGTAATCTTCTCCTGGCTCATTCGTGTTAGCACACGAGTAGTTTGTGGTTCTCATACGGACGGTGTTGTTGTAGGCGGCGGGCGGACCGGCGTGGGGCGGGCCGCGGCCGCCGCAGGATCTCACGCCCGCCGCGCCTTCGCCCGTGAGTCATGCACTAATGCACCTTGCACTTTACATACATTTCACTATAAccattatatttcttatattctTCATATAGTTTTACGTATGTCAAACCACAATATTGCTAGCGAACTTTATTCATCTAACCAATAACATTGTCTTGGACATTGTATGTAttctacaattattaaatttttgagcCTGTTTCGAAACACAGTTGAATAATAAAGCAATATGTTTTCAGGGAGCGACATCTGGTGTCGGCCAAATTAAACGAGAATTGACTTTCCCTCCGGAGTGTGTGGAAGCGACGGTGCCCGCGCCTGAGAAAAGACGCAGACTGACAAAGGGTGACGTCGCCCCGGTGGACGCGTGGCGAATCATGATGGCGCTCAAATCTGGTCTCCTCGCGGAGACCTGCTGGGCGCTAGACATCCTCAATATTCTACTGTTTGACGACACCTGCATCGGGTTCTTCGGTCTCCAGCATCTGCCCGGTTTGCTCGATTTGCTGCTGGAGCACTTCCAGCGGAGTCTCGCCGACGTGTTCGACGCGCCCGCCGCGGCTCCGGAGCCCTGGTACGCGCCGCCGGCGGTCAAAGAATCTGTTGCGCCGCCACCCCGACGCATCGAGCCCCCCGACCCCGCAGACCGTATTAAGGTTACCACGGGCGAGAACTACACGCTGCAGTCGCGTCGTCGCGTGCCCGTCACCTTCGTCACTAAGCTGGACGACGACGCGCTCTTTGCGCCCGAGGATCCCGAAACCAACCGAGACGTCGAGGACGTGATAGAGCCTTGGCAAACCGACACGGTCAATAGATTCGACCACGTGATGCCCTGCTTCCGTGCCGAGTTCGTCCATCTGCCGTTTGCCCGGGTTCTGCCAGGAGAGCGAGCACCCTCGCCGCCCGCGCCTCCGGCTTCGCCTCACTCGGACGGACCCAGCGATACGCTCGCCCTTCCCGATACGGCCGACCCGCCCCCCTCCGAACCCCCGTCCACGGCCACGGACGAAGGTGACAACTTGGAGGCGGAACCGATGGACATAGAACCGGAAAGAAAACCGGCGTTGCAAATTCGGGATTCCGCCGGAGTGCTCAAAAGACGACGTTTGGAGGACTACGAGGACGAATGCTACACGCGCGATGAACCTAGCCTTAATCTTATCAACGAAACGCGGGACGCCCTCGCCAAGCGGTGTATAGCGTTATCCAACATTCTCCGCGGGCTGACCTTCGTGCCCGGCAACGAGGCGGAATTCTCGAGGTCGAGCGCTTTCTTAGCTCTCGCTGGAAAGCTCCTGCTGCTACACCACGAACACGCGCCTCGGGCGGCCCGAGCCAAGGCCTACGAGCGTGCCGCCAGAGACGAGGTGGACGCGGACGCGTGCTGCTCCAGCCTGAAGGGCGAGAGCGAGTGGTGGTGGGACACGTTGGCGCAACTGCGGGAGGACGCGCTGGTCTGCTGCGCCAACATCGCCGGCAGCGTGGAGCTGTCCGGTCAATCGGAAGCCGTGGCGAGGCCGCTTCTGGACGGCCTCCTACACTGGAGCGTGTGTCCCGCGGCCGTCGCCGGCGACGCCCCGCCGACGGCCTCCCCGGCGTCGCCCTTGTCTCCTAGAAGATTAGCCCTAGAGGCGCTTTGTAAATTGTGCGTGACGGATGCTAACGTGGATCTCGTCCTGGCGACGCCCCCGCGAGGGCGTATCGCCGCGTTGTGTGCGGGCCTGGCGCGGGACCTGTGCCGGCCCGAGCGGCCCGTGGTGCGCGAGTTCGCGGTGAATCTGCTGCATTACTTGGCGGGGGCGGGCGGCGCCGCGGCCCGCGAGGTGGCTACGCACGCGCCCGCCGTGGCGCAGCTGGTCGCCTTTATCGAGAGGGCGGAGCAGACGGCTCTCGGCGTCGCTAACCAACACGGCGTGGCGGCGCTCCGAGACAACCCCGACGCCATGGGGACGTCCCTGGACATGTTGAGGCGAGCGGCCGCCACGCTGCTGCGTCTGGCGGAGCACCCCGAGAACAGGCCGCTGATCCGCCGCCACGAGAGGAGACTGCTGTCGCTGGTGATGAGCCAGATCTTAGACCAGAAGGTCGCGCACGAGCTGGCCGGGGTGCTGTACCACTGCAGCCAACAAAAGTGTGACGAACCGCAGGAAGAGTGAGTGAACAGTGCCGTGAGTGAGAGGCGAGCGGCGGCGGGCGGCGGCGTACCGATGGGTACGTGTACATATAGCGATAGCGCCCCGCCCGCCCCGCGCGCCGAGCGTGTACAATCTGAATTTCGTTATTTATGTCCACGATGATTTATTTACAAGAATGTCAATGTGCTATAATCGATTTCTATTGTTCGATTGAAAAACAGATGTATTATAACtcgtaattttgatttttataataaaatgggACTTGAATCTGTTGATTGGTTTTATGATGGAGATTTTATACCGAATACCTCTAGAGTAGGTTTGGAGCGAGGAGCTTATGTGGGCGATAAGTTTTAGTTAAGTTTAATGtgaattattacaataatctataatatattgaaattgaatctgattttattttcttttcgaATTGGCTCTTGATTCCATACAACACCTAGTATTCAAATATTACgcattatttctttaaaaaatgcaTAAAACACATGCTTTTACTTTGTCATCTATTCAAATATTTCAACGACATCTATAACAATTGGCATTTGgagacattttttaatataagatttctggtttaacaataaattttacacaTCCATACTGTAACAGGTATCACTTGAAGTTGTATTCACTTATTGTATACCAttgttttaacattaaattataatctatattaatcTTGGTAGAACTTTAGTAATGACTGCATAGAAATCTGGCAGTTATGGTTTCTTTGAAATGTGACAGTTCTTTATTCAACTTTTtcagtaattttatttctagtaGTGTTTTTGGATAACAATTTTGCAAAATtctaatttatacatttattgtgataaattaatttttattatctaaattCAAATGCCATCTATCCGAATAAAGTTATACGATGGAGTGTCAGTCAAGCGATagtaagaaattatttaaagtattcgATGCAGCTAAACGCAAGAGGTCAAGAAAAAAGCATGAAACCTACGAAGATAGCAATTCGGTAGCGACCGACGAGTCTGTTGGAGTAAGTATGAGTTTGAGCAGAATCTGTCCTTCGAAGTTAatgttaaactatttaaataatatcaacgCGATGCCTTTGCAATCAACTTAAAATTAGCAAGGAAGCAGTTCTATGAATATAGATATTGTagtgttattaaaattcagGTATGTCACGGAAATGGTCGACGAGGTACCTCCACCAAGACTAGCTTGCAAGATATTCCCGCTAAAGCAATAGATCAGGAAGTAGCACCTACAAAAAGGTTATTAGTTTATGATACTAGTTTAATTAAGGAAGCTTTTTCACTAACTTCACTCCTTATATGAGATTAAGAATACCttcgaatttaaaaataagattcTTAAACTAAATAGGAGTTATGACTTagttaataaagtatatttttatacttttacatTACCATGAGATAGGTGCTCCCAATTCtgtctattttaatattgtcacCTGAAAAAATTATAGCGAATATTTACAGGAATATTGGTCACAGTACcgctttatatatttgttatgtatgtattttgctTCATGTCCCAAAAAAATTAACCAAAACATTCCGGCATATGACAGCAGTCCATCAGTATCGCAATCCCAAGTTGGAGATCGCCGGTCGCCAAGGTCGCCTCGAAGACAACGGAGATCCATGTAAGACGTTAtgtgataaataaacataaagaCGTAAAACTTGGACTTAATAGGTAGgttaagaattaaaaagaagtagtaagtaataataataatagtaataatatgacggttttacataacaataaaaccgaTATTATGTGccgagaaggaaaacatacagCATTGTATAATAATGAAGAAGCAATGTATACTTAGCCATGAAGTGCGATACATACCGAGTGAAATAGTTCCGCTTAGATagaatagatggcgctgtaatCGCCTCAACTTCATACTTATCTTAACCAGCTAGGACGGTGTCATTTCCACAGTCATAGAGTCTTCACCAGGAAGAGCTTCCTACAATGctgtatgttttccttctcggCACATAATAtcggttttattgttatgtaaaacCGTCATATTGATGTGCCTCCGGAAAACAtacagcattgtataatgaagacGTGTTTGTTATCTGCTGGTGGATGTATATAGTacaatataaaacacaacGCTATGATGATTATGAAGAATTAAGGTCCGGGCTTTAGCTAAAGccgttattgtttatataactattttatttacttgccATTATTCTTAATCAAAGCATAAGTATTTagcaattattattcttagttacggtataaatataactacagTTACTAGTAACTATATACTCATCTGATTTAGATgtacaattaacataataatataaacttcatATCATAACAACAAGGTATTTCTATAATTACGATGGtgcaaatgtattaaagaaagagTGATGAGTTTTCTCTACGAGAGTCTATCTCGCGGCAGTAATGATTAAAGAAACTATGTATTTGAAGATTTCCAATTACCCcgtgtaataaaaaacttcatCTATTGGTTGATTTTCGACCTAATTATTTTGCTGTTgatggataaaaaaaatattgtttagattttttacttgAGATCTTGTTGTACCTGTTACTcaaagcaatatttttttttttttttaaagacagttcacaccaattgacctagtcccatgctaagctggtgaagcttgtgttatgggtacctactaggcaacggatatacatacatattatagaaagatagacatataattacatatttaaacacctaaGACtcaagcacaacaccaaatgctcatcacatcaatGTTTGTcccagccgggaatcgaacctgggacccatggattcgtagtcaggggtactaaccactagaccaatgagtcgtcaggACTAACTGAAGTCTCACTAAAGTGATAGGGCATATGTTTTATCGTGGTGTTTAGAAAGTTTCCATGTTGACTGGCGTCTTGAGTGTCTGTCTTAGATTCGAATACCggtgttaaataaatgttaccaCCATCATCCACGAATTGCTCGTCagtaatttctaataaagtGAACCCTGCGGCCCAATGCTAAATGCAATACTGTGGCTGTTCTGCGAGCCGTATCGAATAAAGTGTCCCTAGGGGGGTTGGAAGAAAGCCAGTCTAGTACTATTCGCGGGTCCCACGTGACGGATGATTTCACGACTTTTGGTTTAGCTACTCCTAATACTCTGAGgatgtgtttaataataaaatttgaaaatgtttgtTGTTCTACATGGGGACcgcaaaaagttaaaattgccGATTTGCGAACAAGGATGGTTGATAGGATAAATTcctgttttggctttctgtactgtctaagtgtttgttttgtaatattatgtatgttagctgtaagattacttataattaaataaataaattttcttttagaaaaagtgatattaaattttttgcaaaatCGGTTGTTTGAGGGGATTTTGGGTTCACTTGAGAGTTGTCACACCATGACAGCCCTCTTTTGATTGCGGGTAAATAAGTGGACAGGTGGAGTGACCAACTCTTCAAAAGTAAATCTTTTTCCAGTGTGGACCAGTCTTTTATTTATGCACCCCACCCCCAATTTCCCAAACTTTTAGGGTCAATGCTTGTATTTGTGGAGGAGACAGTGCAATTGTCGTATCTAGGAGTGTCTGCGATAGGTATTGAATTTCGTGGGGGTGATCTAGAGACCTGGATTCCAGGTCCTGCAGGACCTTGCGGCCAATCTGAAGCAACTATCAGATAGGTTCCCATCGCCCGGTTTAGGTGTGCTAAAACTCAGGGTAACACACTTGGAGGGGGAAACACTCATGCTAGAGGAGGAAGGTGCCACTACGCAGCCTTTTTTCCCCTTTATAATCTGTCTGCTATGATCACCCTGGTAGGTAATGTACCGACAGAGTTATGTTGAATTTGTCCGTCAGGTGCAATAGTTTGAAGGTTAGTGTAAGTAACCCCGATTTCGTTCCACCTTCTGTTTGAATGTATGCAATCAGAGTTTCATTTGTCCGATTGTATTAACACGTgtgtgttttgtaatatttttacatttatttttattgcggCTATCACTGCATATAAGTCCTTTTTGTTGCAGTGCCATGTTTTCTATTGGTATGACCATTTTCCTGACAAGGTTTCCGTCTAGATGTGAACCCCCCCCCAACCCCAATCCGAGGCGTCCGTCGCTAGGAAGTGGGTTGCAGGTTCTTTGATAGGCGTCGTCTGATGAGTAGCTCCGAGCCACCACATCAGTTCCTGCCCTACAATCTGAGGCAGCAGTTGACCTCGACGGGGTCGGATCTTGTTGAATTGTCGCAGAAAGATCTGTACCTGGCGACAGTGAAGCCTCCCGCGGGCACGAGTTTAGTTTGAAAGTTTGCGAAGTTTACTTGCCCTAGCAAAGCTTTGTAACTCGCGAATACAACGCATAACTATGGTTTTTGCGCTGTATTTTTACCTTGGGTAGCGACATCACATTGACCATAGTATTCCAGCGAATTCCAAGGTATTCTAAATTTTGGGTTGGTACCAATACGGATTTTTTGGTAATTGATTTTCCAACCTCGGTGTTCCAAGTGTCTCACGGCCTCCGCGGCCTGAGAATCTAACTTGGCGGGTGTTCCAAGTGTCTCACGGCCTCCGCGGCCTGAGAATTTAACTTGGAGTGGTCTTAGTTGACCAGAAGGTAGTCGTCTAGGAAGACTAGCACTCGACATCCCTTCGCACGTAAGGTCTCCGCGACCCAACATGATACTGCAGAGAAAAGGTGTGGTACTGACGCTAGCCCAAGAGGAAGGTAAGTCATGTTTTCGTATAACTGCCCTTTTTAGCTGAGCCTTAAGAAAGGTCGGTGTGATCTCGCTGCCGGTAGATGGAAATAGGCTTGTGATAAATCTATTTATCATCCAGTCCCCTAGTTGAAGAAAGTTTGGGACTAAGCCGTGGGTGATCAACCGaaaatgttttgtctttaCGAATCGGTTTAGTTCTCGCAAATCTACAACAGAACGCATCGTGCCATTGCTTTTCCTGCGAAGAaccattttgtatataaaactgGGGGTTTTGTTGAGAACTGTTTGTAGGATACCTTGCTTGATTCAGGAGTTCTATGATTATCTGCGATGTCGTAGGAGACGGTTCGGTTGCGTATTGACTTACTATTCGATTTATTGGCATTAACAAAGCGGTTTCTTGTACAGAGGTATGCGGAATCCTTGAATTATGTTGGATAGTAATTTTTTCCGTCATTGTTAGATAACGGGTAGTTTTAAAGTTGTTTATGACTATCGATTTTCTCCTGTTAAACGTTCGCATCGTTTCTTGTTTTAGGTGGGtattacgaaaattattttttccattttgtgCCTGGTGTCTGTATTTGGATGTAGACGCTTACGATTCTTTGTATCTAGGTTTAAAAAGCTCTTACTCTTGAAGGGTACGGCGGAGATAACCAGAATTGCGGCCCACCGAGGGATTGTATTAGGGACGCGAGCTtacttttgtcaaataaaaattcctcGCTAGGAGGTATATAATTACTAAGCGCAGTTTGAATACTTTTGTCCGAAATCTTACTTATTAATCTTTTACGCCTAGTTTCTATACATTCCGCTCGTTTTCCGCACACAATTTGCAGGGTTTGTTCATGCAATTTGTAAGAAGGTGATTCATTACCAAcaatatagtatatttttgtgaaaaGATTTAATCGCGGGTTTTAATTCCGTTGGGTTATTACGAGTCCagtttatgattttttgtaaTCCAGATTGTAGTAATTCCCTTTGACATAGGAGTTTTAAaagcttaatatattattatatttttatattattatatttttatatatttattttgtattttttttcttttttatcggctttcttaataatctttttatcATCAATATTTGTGACCAAGCCCAGAGATTTCGATTTTCGGGTCGacggattaataaaaaatggctaTAGTAGTTGGTCGGTCAGTGGGTACCCTCGTCATTGGACGCACTGGCGTTGACATTTGGTACATAATATCGTTGAtgcattataaaatttgtgaGGAAACTCACCTGATTATATAACGCGTCGATCATGGGATCGACCGTTACCTGTGCTACtcgtttcctt contains these protein-coding regions:
- the LOC125053497 gene encoding trithorax group protein osa isoform X3; translated protein: MAATQAESQRSEATVDQSPSEQLSESRNALLQNGTDKSVGRVPLDGVVNTKSKSPMSVEAGQPRDGGEAPGHDRPGADQYGAYRYPEGADPYYSPRPGFPGKPRPPQQQRFFPGQAVSQAPGPTPTLNSLLQSSGVPPHRYPNNYDQPQGAYGPTPGWPPPRPMPPYNPQGGPYRNSTPPRGYGGPPYGAGAPGGPQQPPGAYGPPGSYPPRYPPGPPGAPNSRPPFSPHQGYERGGSPQPTHPQGAPSPGSAQSAPGGLSPNHESHPSHMPPGSQPHQGYPPPPRPGQPSTPNAHDQDSDLTGQNSNDSGGSGGAGRASTPHLRPTPSPTGSSGSRSMSPAVGTQNVSMPPRPSSSLSDGGGPPVRAGAPAAGPPPSGAPPPGAMLPQSYHYKPAPYPPQPYGYPPPRNHPYPYGGYRPTPPPHPSQHYPPLKGGVGRHMGPPGESMGPPNAPGEAHDNGPAPPATALVTTGPDGAPLDEGSQQSTLSNASAASGEEPCGTGKGSRKDYGSAAPSPSPGGGSHSSAHDDYETSPSPWPRPPSSPVFNSHIPPESYRSKKSDSLVKLYEMDDAPERRSWVERLLAFMEERRTPIPACPTISKQPLDLYRLYLLVRDRGGFVEVTKNKTWKDIAGLLGIGASSSAAYTLRKHYTKNLLAYECHFDRGGIDPQPIINQVEASTKKKSGKNNNAANAGKGSSNNAEQFAGSGAGGAPIDAYQPHYAPYPPQPAQQGGGAGGDIAASNPFDEPPGPRRPPGYQQGYGYEYGSPYPGNRPVYPPYGPEGDRGYSPGEYGRYGGYGGPYRAGAPAPGPGATPGAPAPPSPAGAPPAQPYPDYYRQPHPHQPPHPPPHPPHPPHSPQQPHEIASCGGLMGSQLARQLVAPLPPASRPYQYGGKGAPPVPNAGPPGVAGAPRRHPDFAKEPYNSSAPPGAPPSPAGPRFGGGWGPGFQRAASPGWRPPHHAPLPHHQQPGWPPQPHQPHQPYHPPGATSGVGQIKRELTFPPECVEATVPAPEKRRRLTKGDVAPVDAWRIMMALKSGLLAETCWALDILNILLFDDTCIGFFGLQHLPGLLDLLLEHFQRSLADVFDAPAAAPEPWYAPPAVKESVAPPPRRIEPPDPADRIKVTTGENYTLQSRRRVPVTFVTKLDDDALFAPEDPETNRDVEDVIEPWQTDTVNRFDHVMPCFRAEFVHLPFARVLPGERAPSPPAPPASPHSDGPSDTLALPDTADPPPSEPPSTATDEGDNLEAEPMDIEPERKPALQIRDSAGVLKRRRLEDYEDECYTRDEPSLNLINETRDALAKRCIALSNILRGLTFVPGNEAEFSRSSAFLALAGKLLLLHHEHAPRAARAKAYERAARDEVDADACCSSLKGESEWWWDTLAQLREDALVCCANIAGSVELSGQSEAVARPLLDGLLHWSVCPAAVAGDAPPTASPASPLSPRRLALEALCKLCVTDANVDLVLATPPRGRIAALCAGLARDLCRPERPVVREFAVNLLHYLAGAGGAAAREVATHAPAVAQLVAFIERAEQTALGVANQHGVAALRDNPDAMGTSLDMLRRAAATLLRLAEHPENRPLIRRHERRLLSLVMSQILDQKVAHELAGVLYHCSQQKCDEPQEE
- the LOC125053497 gene encoding trithorax group protein osa isoform X5, encoding MAATQAESQRSEATVDQSPSEQLSESRNALLQNGTDKSVGRVPLDGVVNTKSKSPMSVEAGQPRDGGEAPGHDRPGADQYGAYRYPEGADPYYSPRPGFPGKPRPPQQQRFFPGQAVSQAPGPTPTLNSLLQSSGVPPHRYPNNYDQPQGAYGPTPGWPPPRPMPPYNPQGGPYRNSTPPRGYGGPPYGAGAPGGPQQPPGAYGPPGSYPPRYPPGPPGAPNSRPPFSPHQGYERGGSPQPTHPQGAPSPGSAQSAPGGLSPNHESHPSHMPPGSQPHQGYPPPPRPGQPSTPNAHDQDSDLTGQNSNDSGGSGGAGRASTPHLRPTPSPTGSSGSRSMSPAVGTQNVSMPPRPSSSLSDGGGPPVRAGAPAAGPPPSGAPPPGAMLPQSYHYKPAPYPPQPYGYPPPRNHPYPYGGYRPTPPPHPSQHYPPLKGGVGRHMGPPGESMGPPNAPGEAHDNGPAPPATALVTTGPDGAPLDEGSQQSTLSNASAASGEEPCGTGKGSRKDYGSAAPSPSPGGGSHSSAHDDYETSPSPWPRPPSSPVFNSHIPPESYRSKKSDSLVKLYEMDDAPERRSWVERLLAFMEERRTPIPACPTISKQPLDLYRLYLLVRDRGGFVEVTKNKTWKDIAGLLGIGASSSAAYTLRKHYTKNLLAYECHFDRGGIDPQPIINQVEASTKKKSGKNNNAANAGSSNNAEQFAGSGAGGAPIDAYQPHYAPYPPQPAQQGGGAGGDIAASNPFDEPPGPRRPPGYQQGYGYEYGSPYPGNRPVYPPYGPEGDRGYSPGEYGRYGGYGGPYRAGAPAPGPGATPGAPAPPSPAGAPPAQPYPDYYRQPHPHQPPHPPPHPPHPPHSPQQPHEIASCGGLMGSQLARQLVAPLPPASRPYQYGGKGAPPVPNAGPPGVAGAPRRHPDFAKEPYNSSAPPGAPPSPAGPRFGGGWGPGFQRAASPGWRPPHHAPLPHHQQPGWPPQPHQPHQPYHPPGATSGVGQIKRELTFPPECVEATVPAPEKRRRLTKGDVAPVDAWRIMMALKSGLLAETCWALDILNILLFDDTCIGFFGLQHLPGLLDLLLEHFQRSLADVFDAPAAAPEPWYAPPAVKESVAPPPRRIEPPDPADRIKVTTGENYTLQSRRRVPVTFVTKLDDDALFAPEDPETNRDVEDVIEPWQTDTVNRFDHVMPCFRAEFVHLPFARVLPGERAPSPPAPPASPHSDGPSDTLALPDTADPPPSEPPSTATDEGDNLEAEPMDIEPERKPALQIRDSAGVLKRRRLEDYEDECYTRDEPSLNLINETRDALAKRCIALSNILRGLTFVPGNEAEFSRSSAFLALAGKLLLLHHEHAPRAARAKAYERAARDEVDADACCSSLKGESEWWWDTLAQLREDALVCCANIAGSVELSGQSEAVARPLLDGLLHWSVCPAAVAGDAPPTASPASPLSPRRLALEALCKLCVTDANVDLVLATPPRGRIAALCAGLARDLCRPERPVVREFAVNLLHYLAGAGGAAAREVATHAPAVAQLVAFIERAEQTALGVANQHGVAALRDNPDAMGTSLDMLRRAAATLLRLAEHPENRPLIRRHERRLLSLVMSQILDQKVAHELAGVLYHCSQQKCDEPQEE